GGAAGCCCCGCCGGGGACGACGCGTCGCCCAATCGGCGCGCCGGGTTTCGGTTCGCCGCACTCCCCATCGATCGATGCCCTCCGACGCCCGTCCGCCGCGTTCCACAGTAATTGTACGACTACCACTCGACGATTTCCACACCCATGTCTCCGAGCAGCGCCCGGGTGGCCGAGTGAATTTTCCTGCGAACGAGCACGATCCTGCGTCCCGCCCCGCCCGAGGAACCGGACAGGGAAAGGAACGCGCCCGTGACCCGGACCTCGTACCCCGACTTCGCCCCCCCCGTCAACAGGTACTCCTTCCGCTCTTCCGACCCGACCCCCGCCGCCTTCATCAGCCGCTGGAAAATCTCCCGGCCGGAAGCGTCCTTTCCCGCCGGGAAGACGGCGTACCCGGATTCCCGGAGGATCGAGCGGATCGCGGGGGACATCTTCCCCGTATCGACCACGTACTTCTTCCCGTCGACCACGAAGAGCCGCTCGGGCGAAACCACGAGCCGGAAGGCGTCTCCTTCCCCACCCACGCGCAGGCGCTCCCCGGTCTTCGCCGCGATCCCGAGGAGGGAGAGGCCGAAGTCCACCGCCGGTAGCCCGCCCGTCTTCGGCACCGCGAGGCCCACCGGGATCCCTCCCGCCGACGCCTCCTCCTGGACGCCGACGAGGAACCCTTCCATCGCCTTCGGGTCGTCCGCGTAGGGAAGGACGCGAAGCCCGACGCGACGCGCGTACCGAAGGACGGCGAGAAGCTCCGGATCGGGCTTTTCCGGGACCTCTTTCAACAGGACGAGGTCACCGGAGAGGAGGCTATCCTCGGTCCGCTGGATGACCCAGCGCGCGGGGAGCGCGACCGAGACGGTCTCGCCCATCACCACGGGGCGGGAGATTCCCTCCTTCACGGAATGGTACCCCGACACGCGCAGGATCCGGTCGATCCGATCCCCCGCGCCGCCCGCGTCGGCAAGAGAGACGACCCGGAGCGATTTCCATTGCGCGGAGATCGCGTCCACGACCCGGGGCGGGATGCCGCCGCGGAAATCGATGAGCGCCTCCGTCCCCCCGGAGAATCGCACGACGGGGAAATCGGACAACTGCAGCACCGCGTCGCCCCCGGAAGGGAGGGGAAGGTACATCGTTCCCCGATCGACCCACTTTTCGCCGATCGCCAGGAAGAGGTCCGACAGGAGCCCCCGGTACGGAGACCGCGCCGGCGGGATGACGGCCTCCTCCGCGGGCTTCGCCTTCCCCGTCTCCACGACCGACGCGGTCGGGGAGACGGGCTTGGGAACCAGCAGCTCCGCCTCCGGCTTCCCGGCGGCCAAGGCGTCCTGGCCCGGGCCGGGGGCGACGTCGCGCGTCAACGCCGGGACGGGGGGAACTTCCGGGGCGGGCGGGACCTCCACCGGGGGCGGGACGACCGCGATCCCGGCCTCCGGCGGCACGATTTTCTCCGGCTCCGGGCTTTTCGGCGGCACGGCAGGTTTCACCGGCGGAGCGGGTTCCGGCGGTTCCGCGGCGGCCATCACCTTTTCCGGTTCCGCGGCGGCGATCACCTTTTCCGGCTCCGGCGGCGGCTTCGCCTCCGTGAAGTACCGATCCGTCGGAAGACGGAGCGTCTTCCCGGCGACGATCCGGTTCACGTCCGTGACCGACGGGTTGATCTCCCGGATCACGTCGAGGTACTTTTTCCGCTGCCGGCGCGGAACGGCGCGAGAGGAGAGGATCTTCGAAAGGGAGTCTCCTCGCTTCACCGTGTAGCCGACCGTCCTTCCGTCGTCCTTCGTCTCCTGTCTTCCTCCGGACGGAACAAGGAGCTTCTGGCCCGGTGCGAGGCGCGACGGGTCGGCGACCTTCGGGTTGGCCCGCCGGAATTCCTTGAGGCGCTCCGCGTACCGGTCCGGGGTGAGGGGCTCCTTCCGCTCGAGGATCTTCCAGAGCGTCTCCCCCTTCTCCACCGTGTGCGTCTCGAAGAAGCTCTGCTTCCCGCCCGCCATGTCGGAATAGACCTTCTTCTCGAGGAAGATCCGGGGGAGATCCTCCCCCTCCTGGGCCGCCGCCGCGCCCGGCAGCATCGCGGCCAGAAGGAGGGCGACAGGAAGAAGGCGCGCCGTGATCAATATTTCTCCCCGGTAAAGGTGTTGACGCCCGCGTGCGCGCCGACCGTCTTGTACATCTTGGGGCTTTCCCACGGCTCGTCGAGGATCCCGTCGTGGATCGCCCATGCCCGCCCCCGGACGGTCCGGGCGAGCGAAGGCCGCCGGAACGGCGTGCTCCCGTCGAGCCGCGCGTGCAGGAGCCCGCCGGGACGGAACTCCCGGTCGGTCCACACCAT
Above is a window of Deltaproteobacteria bacterium DNA encoding:
- a CDS encoding LysM peptidoglycan-binding domain-containing protein, translated to MITARLLPVALLLAAMLPGAAAAQEGEDLPRIFLEKKVYSDMAGGKQSFFETHTVEKGETLWKILERKEPLTPDRYAERLKEFRRANPKVADPSRLAPGQKLLVPSGGRQETKDDGRTVGYTVKRGDSLSKILSSRAVPRRQRKKYLDVIREINPSVTDVNRIVAGKTLRLPTDRYFTEAKPPPEPEKVIAAAEPEKVMAAAEPPEPAPPVKPAVPPKSPEPEKIVPPEAGIAVVPPPVEVPPAPEVPPVPALTRDVAPGPGQDALAAGKPEAELLVPKPVSPTASVVETGKAKPAEEAVIPPARSPYRGLLSDLFLAIGEKWVDRGTMYLPLPSGGDAVLQLSDFPVVRFSGGTEALIDFRGGIPPRVVDAISAQWKSLRVVSLADAGGAGDRIDRILRVSGYHSVKEGISRPVVMGETVSVALPARWVIQRTEDSLLSGDLVLLKEVPEKPDPELLAVLRYARRVGLRVLPYADDPKAMEGFLVGVQEEASAGGIPVGLAVPKTGGLPAVDFGLSLLGIAAKTGERLRVGGEGDAFRLVVSPERLFVVDGKKYVVDTGKMSPAIRSILRESGYAVFPAGKDASGREIFQRLMKAAGVGSEERKEYLLTGGAKSGYEVRVTGAFLSLSGSSGGAGRRIVLVRRKIHSATRALLGDMGVEIVEW